From a single Francisella halioticida genomic region:
- the feoB gene encoding Fe(2+) transporter permease subunit FeoB, with the protein MKYALVGNPNCGKTTIFNSLTGLNQKVGNWSGVTVDKKIGVFKSNDKKIEIVDIPGIYSLSVSDENSIDEQIAYSFIIKEKPNAIINVVDASNLNRSLYLTVQLIELGLPVILAVNMVDVATKKGIIIHYDELEKTLGCKVLPIVGSKNIGIQDLKQTLANLQSTPDFDLTRYYPNAVFELEKQISELRQNKIGNLWLTTELLDDKDIQISQEIKAEDLDTLKKSIDTNQNVNIAKSRYNAVAEIINISTENKKVSRINLTKTLDAICMNKYLGVPVFLLMMYLMFLFSITLGAAVQPLFDDFSSAIFVDGVAYYSNLIGLPITLTHILSQGFGTGINTVLAFIPQIGFLFIFLSILEDSGYMSRAAFVMDRFMQSIGLSGKAFVPLIVGFGCNVASVMAARTLETRKDRLMTIMMSPFMSCGARLAIFSVFATAFFPSHGASIIFLLYITGIIGAIITGYVIKFTFLKGDTSPFILDIPNYHLPHAKTIMLYSWNRLKSFLIRAGKVIVPVAIIVGSLNSIYIAKNETFLSYGSKEITPVLNPIGVNNDNWPATVGLITGTLAKEVVVGTLNTIYTQADDNGIPKSFSAIDSFKDAVSTTINNFKHIDFNPITSNEADANMSTTAIGNMVNKFGSSIAAFSYLLFVLLYVPCISVIGATVREATRGWAILSIIWSTSIAYIAALLVYQTANIINTPIKSITYITGAIIYTLIIVFTMKYLSTKIKFVANLTGCSSCNTKRS; encoded by the coding sequence ATGAAATATGCTTTAGTTGGCAACCCTAACTGTGGTAAAACGACAATATTCAACTCTCTAACTGGGCTTAATCAAAAGGTTGGCAATTGGTCAGGTGTGACCGTTGATAAAAAAATTGGCGTTTTTAAATCAAATGATAAGAAGATAGAAATTGTTGATATTCCAGGTATTTATTCTTTATCTGTCTCTGATGAAAACTCTATTGATGAACAAATAGCATACTCATTTATTATTAAAGAAAAGCCAAATGCAATTATTAATGTAGTAGATGCATCAAACTTAAATAGAAGCCTATATTTAACGGTTCAACTTATAGAACTTGGATTACCAGTCATTTTAGCTGTAAACATGGTAGATGTTGCAACTAAAAAAGGCATTATTATACATTATGATGAATTAGAAAAAACTCTAGGGTGCAAGGTTTTGCCTATAGTTGGATCAAAAAATATAGGTATCCAAGATCTAAAACAAACACTTGCTAATTTACAAAGCACACCAGACTTCGACCTAACAAGATATTATCCTAATGCTGTCTTTGAACTAGAAAAGCAAATTAGTGAATTGCGTCAAAATAAAATAGGCAACTTATGGCTTACTACGGAACTTCTTGATGACAAAGATATTCAAATTTCTCAGGAAATTAAAGCTGAAGACCTAGATACACTAAAAAAATCTATAGATACAAATCAAAACGTAAATATAGCAAAATCACGCTATAATGCAGTTGCTGAGATTATAAACATTTCAACTGAAAATAAAAAAGTTTCTCGAATCAATCTTACAAAAACTCTCGATGCAATATGTATGAATAAATACTTGGGTGTACCAGTATTTCTACTTATGATGTATTTAATGTTTTTATTTTCCATCACACTAGGAGCAGCAGTACAACCGCTATTTGATGATTTCTCTAGTGCTATTTTTGTTGATGGTGTTGCTTATTACTCAAACTTAATTGGTTTACCTATAACATTGACTCATATACTATCACAAGGTTTTGGTACAGGTATCAATACCGTTTTAGCATTTATACCTCAGATTGGATTTTTATTTATATTTCTATCAATACTTGAAGACTCTGGCTATATGTCTAGAGCTGCTTTTGTTATGGATAGGTTTATGCAGTCAATTGGCCTATCAGGAAAAGCATTTGTTCCTTTGATTGTTGGTTTTGGTTGTAATGTTGCATCTGTAATGGCTGCAAGAACTCTTGAAACTCGAAAAGATCGGCTAATGACTATCATGATGTCCCCTTTTATGTCTTGTGGCGCAAGGCTAGCAATATTTTCAGTATTTGCTACAGCTTTTTTTCCAAGTCATGGAGCATCAATAATATTCTTGCTATATATCACAGGCATCATAGGTGCCATAATAACAGGCTATGTAATTAAGTTTACTTTTCTGAAAGGAGATACATCTCCATTTATTCTAGATATACCAAACTACCACCTCCCTCATGCTAAAACAATCATGTTATATAGCTGGAATAGGTTAAAATCATTCCTTATTAGAGCTGGTAAAGTTATTGTACCTGTAGCAATTATTGTAGGAAGCTTAAATAGTATTTATATAGCTAAAAACGAGACCTTTCTTAGCTATGGAAGTAAAGAGATTACTCCTGTGCTAAACCCTATTGGAGTCAATAATGATAATTGGCCAGCAACTGTAGGGTTAATAACTGGAACACTAGCAAAAGAGGTTGTTGTTGGTACGCTAAATACTATCTACACACAAGCAGATGATAATGGTATACCAAAGAGCTTCAGTGCTATAGATAGCTTTAAAGATGCAGTAAGCACTACGATTAATAACTTCAAACATATAGATTTCAATCCAATAACTTCAAATGAAGCTGATGCAAATATGAGCACTACTGCAATAGGCAATATGGTTAATAAATTTGGTTCAAGTATTGCTGCCTTCTCGTACTTACTTTTCGTACTACTATATGTTCCTTGTATATCAGTAATAGGTGCAACAGTTAGAGAAGCTACTAGAGGATGGGCTATTCTATCAATAATATGGAGTACATCTATTGCATATATAGCTGCATTATTGGTTTATCAAACAGCAAATATTATCAACACACCTATAAAATCAATAACATATATCACAGGTGCTATTATTTATACTTTAATCATTGTGTTTACGATGAAGTATTTATCAACTAAAATAAAATTTGTTGCAAATCTTACAGGGTGCTCAAGCTGTAATACTAAACGCTCCTAA
- the orn gene encoding oligoribonuclease produces the protein MQSSNNLVWIDLEMTGLDVEQCKIIEIAAIITDKDLNVVAQAEPIAIYQPDKVLQEMNEWCIKTHGETGLTQRVKDSKISLEEAQLKVLDFIKQHVPYQSSPLCGNSIWQDRRFLAKYMPKIDDYCHYRMLDVTSLKLLNEYWGDGEVFNKKATHKALDDIQESIAELKFYRKKLLSL, from the coding sequence ATGCAATCTTCAAATAACTTAGTTTGGATCGACCTGGAAATGACAGGTCTTGATGTAGAGCAATGCAAAATAATTGAAATTGCTGCAATTATTACAGATAAAGATTTAAATGTCGTTGCTCAAGCTGAACCAATTGCCATTTATCAACCTGATAAAGTTTTACAAGAGATGAATGAGTGGTGCATCAAGACTCATGGAGAGACGGGTCTTACTCAGAGAGTTAAAGATAGTAAAATATCTCTTGAAGAAGCCCAGCTGAAGGTTCTTGATTTTATTAAACAACATGTTCCGTACCAAAGCTCTCCTTTATGCGGCAATTCAATATGGCAGGATAGAAGGTTTTTAGCTAAATATATGCCGAAAATAGATGATTACTGCCACTATAGAATGCTTGATGTTACAAGCCTAAAGCTTCTGAATGAGTATTGGGGCGATGGTGAAGTATTTAATAAGAAAGCAACTCATAAAGCTTTAGATGATATTCAAGAATCAATTGCTGAACTAAAGTTCTATAGGAAAAAGTTATTATCACTTTAA
- the efp gene encoding elongation factor P: MANYNTNEFKGGLKILIDGNPMVIIENEFVKPGKGQAFNRVKLKNLLNDRVIEKTFKSGESVESADVEELSAVYSYFDGDSYVFIHPETFEQYMVSEEGLGETKKWLKDQDEYQVILFNSQPISIIPPNFVNLEVIETDPGLKGDTAGTGGKPATLSTGAVVRVPLFVQTGEIIKADTRTSSYVSRVKD, from the coding sequence ATGGCAAATTATAATACAAATGAATTTAAAGGTGGCTTAAAAATTCTAATAGATGGGAACCCTATGGTTATTATCGAAAACGAATTTGTTAAACCTGGTAAAGGTCAAGCTTTTAATAGAGTTAAACTTAAAAACTTGCTTAATGATAGGGTCATAGAAAAAACTTTTAAATCAGGAGAATCTGTTGAGTCTGCAGATGTCGAAGAATTAAGCGCTGTATACTCATATTTTGACGGTGATAGTTATGTATTTATACACCCAGAAACATTCGAACAATATATGGTTTCTGAAGAGGGGTTAGGTGAAACTAAAAAATGGTTAAAAGACCAGGACGAGTATCAAGTAATTTTATTTAATAGTCAACCTATCTCAATCATTCCACCAAACTTTGTAAACCTTGAAGTTATAGAAACTGATCCTGGTTTAAAAGGTGACACTGCAGGAACTGGTGGTAAACCTGCAACATTGTCTACTGGAGCCGTTGTAAGAGTTCCTCTTTTTGTACAAACTGGTGAAATTATAAAAGCTGATACTAGAACATCTAGTTATGTATCTAGAGTTAAGGACTAA
- a CDS encoding type IV pilin protein, whose amino-acid sequence MFKKKSFIKGFSLVELMVVIAIIAILASIAIPTYNNYILRNHRNEATSELLAASNAADNFEIRNGSFPSGNDINSFFHSNTQSQLYTLSYIGSGSSYTITATAQGTQAADTPCASIELEVDGAIVDRTPTACWD is encoded by the coding sequence ATGTTTAAAAAAAAGTCATTTATTAAAGGTTTTTCCTTAGTTGAATTGATGGTTGTAATAGCAATCATAGCTATTCTCGCATCTATTGCTATACCAACGTATAACAATTATATTTTAAGAAATCATCGTAATGAAGCAACATCTGAGTTATTAGCAGCATCAAATGCAGCGGATAACTTCGAAATTCGTAATGGCTCATTTCCATCTGGAAACGATATAAATTCTTTTTTTCACTCCAATACACAAAGTCAACTTTATACATTATCATATATTGGTTCAGGCTCAAGCTATACAATTACAGCAACAGCCCAAGGAACTCAAGCAGCAGATACTCCATGTGCAAGTATAGAACTTGAAGTTGATGGAGCTATTGTTGATAGAACCCCTACAGCTTGTTGGGACTAA
- a CDS encoding lysophospholipid acyltransferase family protein, whose amino-acid sequence MSSKNFKPKNWGIWLIISIMKGGSKLPLFTHKYIVLAIGFTIKPFLKNRNEIARENLKIAYPEKSDKEIKKLVKKSYYSMVLSGAETTAAWLLSKKRFNKIKFGWGEGSRERFEKYHSDPNKKLIILGFHFHCIEIIGRYMGKDFSPFTVMYQKNGNPLIEDLIKDYREKNIYKCLDSKSFISVIRNLKKGYTMWYAPDQDFGLESSGIENSVFAPFFGKLCATLTVTPWLAQKTGAVVVPAYYVREKCLKKYKIVTGEPLEFTGDAYKDAEITNKFLEDAIRKYPEQYLWQHRRYRTRPNGEPQIY is encoded by the coding sequence ATGAGCAGTAAAAATTTTAAACCTAAGAACTGGGGTATATGGCTTATAATTAGTATAATGAAGGGTGGTTCAAAATTGCCTCTATTTACTCATAAATACATTGTTCTAGCTATTGGATTTACTATTAAACCTTTTCTAAAAAATCGTAATGAAATTGCTCGAGAAAACCTTAAAATTGCTTACCCAGAAAAATCGGATAAGGAAATAAAAAAACTCGTTAAAAAAAGTTATTACTCAATGGTTCTCTCTGGAGCAGAAACTACTGCTGCTTGGCTTCTATCAAAAAAAAGGTTTAATAAAATAAAGTTTGGATGGGGTGAAGGTTCTAGAGAAAGGTTCGAGAAATATCATAGTGACCCTAATAAAAAATTAATTATATTAGGCTTTCACTTTCACTGTATTGAAATAATTGGAAGGTATATGGGCAAAGATTTTTCTCCTTTTACAGTTATGTACCAAAAAAATGGTAACCCTCTTATAGAAGATTTAATAAAAGATTATCGTGAAAAAAATATTTATAAATGTTTAGATAGTAAAAGCTTTATATCTGTTATTAGAAATCTAAAAAAAGGTTATACAATGTGGTATGCTCCAGACCAAGATTTTGGTTTAGAAAGCTCTGGAATTGAAAACTCAGTTTTTGCTCCATTTTTTGGCAAACTTTGTGCTACACTCACAGTAACCCCATGGCTTGCTCAGAAAACTGGTGCTGTTGTAGTTCCTGCATACTATGTAAGAGAAAAATGCTTGAAAAAATATAAAATTGTAACAGGTGAACCCCTGGAGTTTACAGGCGATGCTTATAAAGATGCAGAAATTACTAATAAGTTTCTTGAGGATGCTATTCGTAAATATCCAGAGCAGTATCTATGGCAACATCGTCGCTATAGAACAAGACCAAATGGCGAGCCACAAATTTACTAG
- a CDS encoding LPS biosynthesis protein, protein MDKSFLKPKYWGVWIIVGLCKVIVNILPYKALMHLAIGIGFLAKPIAKKRNQIAIINLKIAFPDKSDKEIKKLADESYKSVCMAGFESLISWFMSEKNFKKLNIDTSEFETFIETHNDPNKTLLALGFHFHSLEIAGRYVGDNIKPLSIMYQKHSSQLMEYIITSSREKYIDKCFQRKNIISVIKSLKKGMTMWYAPDQDFKEHIIFVDFFSKLCSTLTVTPWLAQKTGATVVPMYYVRKKDLSGYKLISCEPIEFTGDPYKDANMTNRFLENAIRKYPEQYLWQHRRYKTRPPGEEKIY, encoded by the coding sequence ATGGATAAATCTTTTCTAAAACCAAAATACTGGGGAGTGTGGATCATCGTTGGCTTGTGCAAAGTCATTGTAAACATTCTCCCATACAAAGCTCTAATGCATCTTGCCATTGGCATAGGATTCTTAGCAAAACCTATTGCAAAAAAACGTAATCAAATAGCTATTATCAACTTGAAAATAGCATTTCCTGACAAATCTGATAAAGAAATAAAAAAACTTGCTGACGAAAGCTACAAATCTGTATGCATGGCAGGATTTGAAAGTTTAATTTCATGGTTTATGTCAGAGAAAAATTTTAAAAAATTAAACATAGATACATCAGAATTTGAAACTTTTATTGAAACTCATAATGACCCAAATAAGACTCTTTTAGCCCTAGGATTTCACTTTCATTCATTGGAGATTGCTGGAAGGTATGTTGGCGATAATATTAAGCCTCTTTCTATAATGTACCAAAAACATAGTAGTCAATTAATGGAGTATATTATCACCTCTTCTCGTGAGAAGTATATTGACAAATGTTTTCAACGCAAAAATATAATTTCTGTGATAAAAAGCCTCAAAAAAGGCATGACTATGTGGTACGCTCCTGATCAAGATTTCAAAGAGCATATTATTTTCGTAGACTTCTTTAGTAAGCTTTGCTCTACTTTGACAGTTACTCCATGGCTTGCTCAAAAAACTGGAGCAACAGTAGTACCCATGTACTATGTTAGAAAAAAAGATTTATCAGGATATAAGCTAATCTCTTGTGAGCCAATTGAATTTACTGGAGATCCTTACAAGGATGCCAACATGACAAATAGATTCCTTGAGAATGCTATCCGTAAATATCCAGAGCAATATCTGTGGCAACATCGCCGTTACAAGACAAGGCCTCCAGGTGAAGAAAAGATTTATTAG
- a CDS encoding DDE-type integrase/transposase/recombinase, with the protein MWYAYLAAIIDWHSKKILAWKISNTMDTHLTTSVLKEALFKYGKPDIFNSDQGTQYTAKEHIKIISDNKINISMDAKGRSIDNIAIERFGRTLKYENVYPASYITMKEAKVGIKNILIFTTMKDYILVLDI; encoded by the coding sequence ATGTGGTATGCATATTTAGCAGCCATAATAGATTGGCATAGCAAGAAAATACTAGCTTGGAAGATTTCTAATACTATGGATACACATCTAACAACTAGTGTGTTAAAAGAAGCGTTATTTAAATATGGTAAACCTGATATCTTTAACTCTGATCAAGGAACTCAATATACAGCAAAAGAGCATATTAAAATAATATCTGATAATAAAATAAATATATCTATGGATGCTAAAGGAAGATCTATAGATAATATTGCAATTGAGAGATTTGGGAGAACACTGAAATATGAAAATGTTTATCCGGCATCATATATAACTATGAAAGAGGCTAAAGTAGGTATCAAGAATATATTGATATTTACAACAATGAAAGACTACATTCTAGTATTGGATATATGA
- a CDS encoding MFS transporter: MLNQEKYHKIPLLKLLQTEKRQVIRAISAISILAIVIGFFSLFLTTYFTLNKTANSSNLILLNLFIFSIICIPADYLVDKFGAYIILIIGAIGLLVSGSVFYYAIVNHSSYLMVAILINSIFMGLIVGVATNYASMLFSSGVRASGLGFSYNYF, from the coding sequence ATTTTAAACCAAGAAAAATATCATAAAATACCGCTATTAAAACTTTTACAGACAGAAAAAAGACAGGTAATCCGTGCTATATCAGCAATTTCAATCTTAGCTATAGTAATTGGATTTTTCTCTCTTTTCTTAACTACATACTTTACTCTTAATAAAACAGCGAACAGTTCTAATTTAATATTACTAAATCTATTTATATTTTCTATAATATGTATACCAGCAGATTATTTAGTAGATAAATTTGGTGCTTATATAATACTTATAATAGGTGCTATAGGCCTATTAGTATCTGGTAGTGTCTTTTATTATGCTATAGTGAATCACTCTAGTTATTTAATGGTAGCTATACTAATTAATAGTATTTTTATGGGATTAATAGTTGGTGTAGCAACAAATTATGCAAGTATGCTATTTAGTTCTGGTGTTCGAGCTAGTGGCTTAGGGTTTAGCTATAATTATTTTTAA
- a CDS encoding MFS transporter — translation MTLGEHFFTAQGSQALSALSAFTVFAVGYFARPLGGIFFGHIGDRYGRKKSFLLTIF, via the coding sequence ATAACGCTAGGAGAACATTTTTTTACAGCTCAAGGTTCACAAGCATTATCTGCATTATCTGCATTTACAGTTTTTGCAGTAGGATATTTTGCTAGACCTTTGGGAGGAATATTTTTTGGTCATATAGGTGATAGATATGGACGAAAAAAATCTTTTTTATTAACCATATTTTAA
- a CDS encoding Mrp/NBP35 family ATP-binding protein, with amino-acid sequence MKKVIKRVVQKGQKLLPNIKNIILIASGKGGVGKSTVTANLAVGFAKMGAKVGILDADIYGPSQPTLLNLKENPQTTDKKKIIPLERYGVKMISIGNLIDSESAVIWRGPIVSRALMQLLNDTNWGEIDYLFLDLPPGTGDIQLTISKNMPVTGAVIVTTPQDLSLIDARRAIAMFEKVSIKTLGVIENMSYYICPKCGNSEHIFGEDGAHLLCGKNNIEFLGNLPLHKDIRENADHGKPYVSLSKDDNINTSYMTVAENMLNEIEKLPKASSLDSIGVKLEN; translated from the coding sequence ATGAAAAAAGTAATTAAAAGGGTAGTCCAGAAAGGGCAAAAACTCTTACCAAATATTAAAAATATAATTTTAATAGCATCTGGTAAAGGTGGAGTAGGTAAGTCAACAGTTACAGCAAATTTAGCAGTAGGTTTCGCAAAAATGGGAGCTAAAGTAGGAATCTTGGATGCAGATATTTACGGTCCAAGTCAACCAACACTTTTAAATTTAAAAGAAAATCCTCAAACAACAGATAAGAAAAAAATTATTCCTCTTGAGCGTTATGGGGTTAAAATGATTTCTATAGGGAATCTTATAGATTCTGAGTCTGCCGTTATTTGGCGAGGACCAATAGTTTCTCGAGCATTGATGCAACTTTTAAATGATACTAACTGGGGTGAGATAGATTATTTATTTCTAGATTTACCACCAGGAACAGGTGATATCCAGCTTACAATTTCTAAAAATATGCCTGTAACAGGAGCTGTAATTGTAACCACTCCACAAGATTTATCTTTGATAGATGCTAGACGAGCTATAGCAATGTTTGAGAAGGTTAGTATTAAGACATTAGGAGTTATAGAAAATATGAGCTATTATATTTGTCCAAAGTGCGGTAATAGTGAACATATTTTTGGTGAAGATGGCGCACACTTACTATGTGGTAAGAACAATATTGAATTTCTTGGTAATTTACCTTTGCATAAAGATATTCGTGAAAATGCTGATCATGGTAAACCTTATGTAAGCCTAAGCAAAGATGATAATATTAATACAAGCTACATGACAGTAGCAGAAAATATGTTAAATGAAATTGAGAAGCTACCTAAAGCAAGTAGTTTGGACTCTATTGGTGTTAAATTAGAAAATTAA
- a CDS encoding NlpC/P60 family protein, whose amino-acid sequence MILSSSFCAWVKSNSISKISSSQVKVWKSSFIKSRLSIRRFETPVFNLDNEFIKNTYPGTILPVLANDKNYYRVLLPTQTKTNDLAFIDGKVIKHDATEIPILTTPRNFVKIIRETQGYPYGWGNQYFYNDCSSELRAIYQAFGIWLPRNSKGQLKAYNFINLDQKTPEERTKVLLTKSRPFLDFIYIKGHVMLYIGKTSNPYNPKQIVPATYQQVWGLKDKDNTKRSVIGESIFLPLLEKYPEDPSLESELKKQIFRVVQIS is encoded by the coding sequence TTGATCCTCAGTTCTTCTTTTTGTGCTTGGGTAAAATCAAACAGCATCTCCAAAATTTCAAGTAGTCAGGTAAAAGTTTGGAAAAGTTCTTTTATAAAAAGTAGACTTTCTATTAGACGTTTTGAGACACCAGTATTTAATCTAGATAATGAATTTATAAAAAATACATACCCTGGAACAATATTACCAGTACTAGCTAATGATAAAAATTACTATAGAGTATTGCTTCCTACTCAAACAAAAACAAATGATTTAGCTTTTATAGATGGAAAAGTAATCAAGCATGATGCTACAGAAATACCAATATTAACAACTCCTAGAAACTTCGTTAAAATAATTAGAGAGACTCAAGGTTATCCTTATGGCTGGGGTAATCAATATTTTTATAATGACTGCTCATCTGAATTAAGAGCTATATACCAAGCTTTTGGAATATGGCTACCAAGAAATTCTAAAGGTCAACTTAAAGCATACAATTTCATAAACCTTGACCAAAAAACTCCTGAAGAACGTACAAAAGTATTATTAACAAAATCACGACCATTTTTAGATTTCATATACATAAAAGGTCATGTCATGCTATATATAGGTAAAACTTCTAATCCCTATAATCCAAAACAAATAGTCCCTGCAACTTATCAGCAAGTTTGGGGATTAAAAGATAAAGATAATACTAAAAGATCTGTGATAGGTGAGTCAATTTTTTTACCATTATTGGAAAAATACCCTGAAGACCCTTCTTTAGAAAGTGAACTAAAAAAACAAATTTTTAGAGTTGTACAAATATCATAA
- a CDS encoding SH3 domain-containing protein — protein sequence MIFNFTLPGQGYPFSNINVSSLNIGEAVYIISTSKDKKMVFDPQFFFLCLGKIKQHLQNFK from the coding sequence ATTATTTTTAATTTTACACTTCCTGGACAGGGATACCCTTTTAGTAATATTAATGTTTCATCATTAAATATTGGTGAGGCTGTATATATTATCTCAACCTCAAAAGATAAAAAAATGGTATTTGATCCTCAGTTCTTCTTTTTGTGCTTGGGTAAAATCAAACAGCATCTCCAAAATTTCAAGTAG
- a CDS encoding NlpC/P60 family N-terminal domain-containing protein, with protein MQLKYFTTFIVLFILNTSYCFAVNVPIEMFDLSKYSQNAHYYISKSEDGYNKPLLTKSQQDKLLKKLISHSVGKDSPWSESFYKQYRQQNSLKEWLTNQINNINNSKLPDDEKIYKENFRLFTSHEYQNIIKNINFDDINNSNKYNNNNKAIITRTTIGYSAPYDKPLFLILHFLDRDTLLVILMFHH; from the coding sequence ATGCAGTTAAAATATTTTACAACTTTTATAGTATTGTTTATATTAAATACATCATATTGTTTTGCAGTAAATGTACCGATTGAGATGTTTGATTTATCTAAATATTCACAGAATGCTCATTATTATATCTCAAAATCTGAGGACGGTTATAATAAACCTTTATTAACTAAATCCCAACAAGATAAACTTCTTAAAAAATTAATCTCTCATTCAGTAGGAAAAGATTCTCCATGGTCAGAATCATTTTATAAACAATATAGGCAACAAAATAGCCTAAAAGAATGGCTTACTAATCAAATTAATAATATCAATAATAGTAAATTGCCTGATGATGAGAAAATTTATAAAGAAAACTTTAGACTTTTTACTAGCCATGAATATCAAAACATTATTAAAAATATAAATTTTGATGACATAAATAATTCAAATAAATATAACAATAATAATAAAGCTATAATTACAAGAACAACAATAGGATATTCTGCCCCTTATGATAAGCCATTATTTTTAATTTTACACTTCCTGGACAGGGATACCCTTTTAGTAATATTAATGTTTCATCATTAA